A DNA window from Drosophila sechellia strain sech25 chromosome X, ASM438219v1, whole genome shotgun sequence contains the following coding sequences:
- the LOC116801974 gene encoding uncharacterized protein LOC116801974: MKPNKETKLPASNWMNKSSHEPSFATSNGVKNKTVSFSRFIHTDRVAEGPTNAAQKKTVFFSRFERTNRAAEDLTRPLASMKPKQAVASTSNEPFFASNLKYYPHLPQPAFVGHYQTYAEIKGLWLEGNFSQACNTTPSPAQPRRRNFITNEFPDDPPKRAPNRSYSLVRRNSIKPPIEANFAMPVLMEENEVHDLNEISGSTKPATSTSKGAIPKPKKFPLTF, from the exons ATGAAGCCAAATAAGGAAACAAAGCTACCGGCATCCAATTGG ATGAACAAGAGTTCTCACGAGCCAAGTTTTGCCACGTCCAATGGGGTGAAAAATAAGACTGTGTCCTTTTCGCGATTCATCCACACCGATCGTGTCGCAGAGGGTCCGACCAATGCGGCTCAAAAGAAGACTGTGTTCTTTTCGCGATTCGAGCGCACCAATCGTGCCGCAGAGGACCTGACCCGTCCATTGGCCAGCATGAAACCAAAACAGGCTGTGGCTTCCACCTCGAATGAGCCGTTCTTTGCCAGCAACCTGAAGTACTATCCCCATCTGCCACAGCCAGCTTTTGTGGGCCACTACCAGACCTATGCCGAAATCAAAGGCCTCTGGTTGGAAGGTAATTTTTCCCAAGCTTGTAACACCACACCGTCGCCGGCGCAGCCGCGTCGTCGTAATTTTATCACCAACGAGTTCCCGGATGATCCACCTAAGCGAGCTCCCAACCGCAGCTACTCGCTTGTCCGACGCAACTCGATTAAGCCCCCAATTGAGGCCAATTTTGCTATGCCCGTGCTGATGGAGGAGAATGAAGTGCACGATCTAAATGAGATCAGTGGCTCCACCAAGCCAGCTACATCGACATCGAAAGGCGCAATCCCGAAGCCCAAGAAGTTCCCATTAACCTTCTAG
- the LOC6616030 gene encoding uncharacterized protein LOC6616030, producing MKPKKETKLPASNWMNKRFQSTLMRSPEPNFAMSKGMKKKTVSFSRFIRDDRAAGGRPTNWVKKKTVSARPLVRAHLSIEDLAHQLASMSLNNLPSMQPRRHNSITNEFPDDPPKPAFNCRSSLVRRNSINLPIEANFAKSVLMGNDDDDEEEEEEEEVEVEEEDEVQDLNEPATSTSQDAIPKPSKNFGFTF from the exons ATGAAGCCAAAGAAGGAAACAAAGCTACCGGCATCCAATTGG ATGAACAAGAGATTCCAATCGACGTTGATGCGTTCTCCTGAGCCAAATTTTGCCATGTCCAAGGGGATGAAAAAGAAGACTGTGTCCTTTTCACGATTCATCCGCGACGATCGTGCTGCAGGGGGCCGCCCGACCAATTGGGTAAAAAAGAAGACTGTTTCGGCGCGGCCACTCGTCCGCGCCCATCTTTCCATAGAGGACTTGGCCCATCAATTGGCCAGCATGTCCTTGAATAATCTG CCGTCGATGCAACCGCGTCGTCATAACTCTATCACCAACGAGTTTCCAGATGATCCACCTAAGCCAGCTTTCAACTGCCGCTCCTCGCTCGTCCGACGCAACTCAATAAACCTCCCAATTGAGGCCAATTTTGCCAAGTCCGTGCTGATGGggaatgatgatgatgatgaggaggaggaggaggaggaggaggtggaggtggaggaggaggatgaagTACAGGATCTAAATGAGCCAGCTACATCGACCTCGCAGGACGCAATCCCGAAGCCGTCCAAGAATTTCGGCTTTACCTTCTAG